Proteins encoded together in one Orrella marina window:
- a CDS encoding pyridoxine 5'-phosphate synthase, whose translation MIDLGVNIDHVATLRQQRHTTYPDPIRAALLAEQAGADLITLHLREDRRHIQDADVWALRPQLMTRMNLECAVTQEMLDIALKVKPDDVCLVPEKRTELTTEGGLDVVGGFAAVADAVSRLHDASIRVSLFVDPEPAQIEAAARAGARVIELHTGAYAEAKQAVQIQAEIERLKIAVAHAKTHGMRVNAGHGLHYSNVQPIAALDGIAELNIGHAIVAQAIFSGWQEAVREMKGLMVQGRLAGLRDESFTLGA comes from the coding sequence ATGATTGACTTGGGTGTGAACATCGATCACGTGGCCACTTTGCGACAGCAGCGGCACACGACTTACCCTGATCCGATCAGGGCCGCGTTGCTGGCCGAACAGGCTGGCGCAGACCTCATCACGCTACATTTGAGGGAGGATCGGCGTCATATTCAGGATGCTGATGTCTGGGCATTACGTCCTCAGTTGATGACGAGGATGAACCTTGAGTGTGCGGTCACGCAGGAGATGCTCGATATCGCACTCAAAGTCAAGCCAGATGATGTGTGTCTCGTCCCGGAAAAGCGCACTGAACTCACGACTGAAGGTGGGCTGGATGTCGTAGGCGGGTTTGCTGCGGTGGCAGATGCTGTATCTCGCCTGCATGATGCATCCATCCGGGTGTCTCTGTTTGTTGACCCGGAGCCTGCCCAGATTGAGGCGGCGGCACGTGCCGGGGCTCGGGTGATCGAGCTGCACACAGGTGCGTACGCAGAGGCGAAGCAAGCTGTGCAAATCCAGGCCGAGATCGAGCGGCTCAAGATCGCGGTTGCGCACGCCAAGACGCATGGTATGCGGGTCAATGCCGGTCATGGGTTGCATTACAGTAATGTGCAGCCGATTGCTGCGCTCGATGGGATTGCGGAGTTGAATATCGGTCACGCCATTGTGGCTCAAGCCATTTTTTCGGGGTGGCAAGAGGCGGTACGCGAGATGAAGGGTTTGATGGTGCAGGGACGACTTGCTGGATTGCGTGATGAGTCCTTCACGCTGGGAGCCTGA
- a CDS encoding TolC family protein: MGVHTIRIAADLQWGALQASLEQASAAQREAVATYQQSVEQAFREVSDALAGEATFSSQLDARSAQSKSAQRYYDLSNARFFNGIDSFLDVQVAQVELFNSRLQEVQTGFELLANRVNLYKALGGGWDESVPGATLIQSPYTRGNGASESLEHRSAGDQGETAETVVETIVLTTEEPVPSKK, from the coding sequence ATGGGCGTTCACACCATCCGTATCGCTGCCGATCTTCAGTGGGGGGCCCTGCAGGCCAGTCTCGAACAGGCCAGTGCAGCTCAGCGCGAAGCTGTTGCCACTTACCAGCAGAGTGTTGAGCAGGCGTTCAGGGAGGTGTCTGACGCGCTTGCCGGCGAAGCGACGTTCTCGTCTCAACTGGATGCACGTAGCGCTCAAAGCAAGTCCGCGCAGCGTTACTATGATCTGAGCAACGCCAGATTCTTTAATGGGATCGACAGCTTTCTTGACGTCCAGGTGGCGCAGGTCGAATTGTTCAATTCGCGTCTGCAGGAAGTTCAGACTGGATTTGAGCTGCTTGCCAACAGGGTGAATTTGTATAAAGCGCTCGGTGGCGGCTGGGACGAGTCAGTGCCAGGTGCGACTTTGATTCAGTCACCTTACACGCGCGGGAACGGTGCAAGTGAGTCTCTTGAGCATAGATCTGCGGGGGATCAAGGCGAAACAGCTGAAACTGTGGTAGAAACCATTGTTTTGACAACTGAAGAACCGGTACCCTCCAAAAAATGA
- a CDS encoding efflux RND transporter periplasmic adaptor subunit, which translates to MSSASHKVIRLVAVGSVAVLLAACEPSQQQGQQPPPPLVSTVTVVPERAVITSDLPGRVSAVRDAEVRARVTGIVKRVLFRQGGDVKAGDLLFEIDPAPYEAAYQAAAADLERARADARAASLLATRYEPLVKINAVSRQEYDDAVARSQQTEANVLAVKAALENARINLDYTRVTAPIDGRIGQALVTEGALVEGSTATRMALVQQLDPVYIDVHQSTSDLSRLRQAFRDGQLVQVADDAAQVKVVLDDGTIYPESARLLFTGATVDPGTGQVVLRTEVDNPDDVLLPGMFVRVRVEQGVNDRALAVPPQAIQRAPNGLSNLYVVRDGAAVMVPVKTGNNYDGKILITEGLEPNDEVVVEGFQKIRPGAPVTTKPWQSPA; encoded by the coding sequence ATGAGCTCTGCCTCACACAAGGTTATTCGTTTGGTTGCAGTCGGTTCTGTTGCCGTGCTGCTTGCAGCCTGTGAACCCTCACAACAACAAGGGCAACAGCCACCACCGCCACTCGTGAGCACCGTCACGGTTGTCCCTGAAAGAGCGGTCATCACGTCGGACCTGCCTGGGCGGGTCAGCGCAGTCAGGGACGCGGAGGTTCGTGCCCGTGTGACCGGGATCGTTAAACGCGTTCTTTTCAGACAGGGTGGAGACGTCAAGGCGGGTGATTTGCTGTTCGAGATTGACCCGGCACCCTACGAAGCAGCTTATCAGGCAGCTGCGGCAGACCTGGAGAGAGCCCGGGCCGATGCACGGGCAGCGAGTCTGCTGGCCACGCGCTACGAGCCGCTGGTCAAGATCAACGCTGTCAGCCGCCAGGAGTATGACGATGCAGTGGCGCGTTCCCAGCAGACTGAGGCCAATGTGCTGGCAGTCAAGGCAGCGCTTGAGAATGCCCGTATCAACCTGGATTACACGCGTGTAACCGCACCGATTGACGGTCGTATCGGGCAGGCCCTGGTGACTGAAGGCGCTCTGGTGGAAGGGTCGACTGCGACACGTATGGCACTGGTCCAGCAACTCGATCCGGTCTACATCGATGTTCACCAGTCGACCTCTGATCTCTCGAGGTTGCGTCAGGCATTTCGGGATGGGCAGCTTGTGCAAGTCGCAGACGATGCTGCACAAGTCAAGGTGGTCCTTGACGACGGCACCATTTACCCGGAGTCAGCTCGTCTGCTTTTTACCGGGGCGACAGTTGACCCTGGCACCGGTCAGGTCGTCTTGCGCACAGAGGTCGACAATCCCGATGATGTGTTGCTGCCGGGAATGTTTGTCCGGGTCCGGGTGGAGCAAGGTGTGAATGACAGGGCGCTTGCGGTTCCGCCCCAGGCCATTCAGCGTGCTCCCAACGGATTAAGCAATCTGTATGTCGTGCGAGATGGTGCTGCAGTCATGGTGCCAGTCAAGACCGGAAACAATTACGACGGCAAGATCCTGATCACCGAAGGCCTCGAGCCGAATGATGAAGTGGTCGTTGAAGGATTTCAGAAGATCCGTCCGGGTGCGCCCGTTACAACCAAGCCTTGGCAGTCACCTGCCTGA
- a CDS encoding efflux RND transporter permease subunit, whose protein sequence is MPLFFTERPIFAWVVAILITLVGVLSLQSMPVSQYPDVAPPAIDIRATYPGASAEEVSESVTSIIENELNGAKGLLYYESVSDSNGSAQITATFAPGTNPDDAQVDVQNRVSNVMAQLPGAVSQQGVRFEQTSAGFLMVVALSSVDGTQDQTALADYITRNIQNPISRVPGVGRFQLFAAPRAMRIWIDPDKLVGLGVSTQEITAALQSQNLLIPAGVLGAPPNPDSQRITANLSTNGQLTTVEDFESVIVRSRGGGSSIRLGDVARVEVGADNYQFGARLNAAPTAAFAVVLAPGANALETAEGVQQRMEELAAFFPADIEYTIPYNTAPYVEVSITQVVYTLLEAMVLVFLVMYLFLQNVRYTIIPSLVVPVAMMGAFAVMNMLGFSVNVLTMFAMVLAIGILVDDAIVVVENVERIMVEDGVSPLEATKKAMPQISGAIVGITAVLTVVFLPLAFMSGSVGVIYQQFAVAMAISIMFSGFLALSFTPALCATILKPIPKGHHEEKKGFFGWFNRVFTSTTHKYEKGVSHLVHRGGRYMVIYLILVAVMGWMYLRMPSAFLPEEDQGYVVVNMELPSGSSSSRTMEVINTVEDYFLDQPETQNIVAIRGFSFNGNGLNAALAFVPLKDFTERTGPGQSAQAIAGKATGYLISTIPDALVFSVIPPAISSLGNSSGFELRLQDRGGMGYDALMAGANELLAKAAQNPVLSQVRITGLAPGPKLEVRIDRERLAAQGVEFSEAAGVLSAAIGGQYLGKFPNMGRMQNVWVQAEADFRMNVEDLLKLNARNKDGQMVPLSSFVETSWTQGPTQVVRYNSYDSVRISGAAAPGYSSGDAMQAMQALIGELPGGFGFEWTGLSYQEVQAGSQAPILMGLAILVVFLVLSALYESWAIPLSVLLIVPLGMLGAVGLVTALGMNNDVYFQVGMVTVIGLAAKNAILIVEFAKDLYGRGMGLYEATIEAARLRFRPILMTSFAFILGVVPLTLSSGAGAASQKAVGFGVLGGMLAATPFSVIFVPVFFVVVLRFFKTKVKLFDKHGTTAAGGKHE, encoded by the coding sequence ATGCCCCTGTTTTTTACTGAACGTCCAATCTTTGCCTGGGTTGTCGCGATCCTGATCACCTTGGTCGGGGTGCTGTCGCTACAGTCCATGCCGGTTTCACAATATCCCGATGTTGCGCCACCTGCCATCGATATTCGTGCCACTTATCCGGGTGCGTCAGCCGAGGAGGTTTCCGAATCGGTCACAAGTATCATCGAGAACGAGCTTAACGGTGCCAAGGGCTTGCTCTACTACGAGTCGGTCAGTGACTCCAACGGCTCGGCGCAGATCACGGCCACCTTTGCCCCTGGAACCAATCCTGATGATGCCCAGGTCGATGTGCAGAACCGGGTTTCGAACGTCATGGCACAATTGCCCGGTGCCGTCTCCCAGCAGGGTGTGCGTTTCGAGCAGACCAGTGCCGGCTTCCTGATGGTGGTGGCGCTGTCTTCGGTGGACGGAACTCAGGACCAGACTGCGCTCGCTGACTACATTACCCGCAACATCCAGAACCCCATCTCCCGGGTTCCTGGTGTCGGGCGATTCCAGCTCTTTGCGGCTCCGCGCGCTATGCGCATCTGGATCGATCCCGACAAGCTTGTCGGACTTGGCGTTAGCACGCAGGAGATCACGGCTGCCCTGCAATCCCAGAATCTGCTGATTCCAGCCGGGGTTCTGGGTGCACCACCCAATCCGGACAGCCAGCGGATCACTGCCAACCTGTCAACCAATGGTCAGCTGACGACTGTTGAGGATTTCGAGAGCGTGATCGTGCGTTCTCGTGGCGGCGGTTCCTCGATCCGGCTCGGTGACGTTGCCAGAGTTGAGGTAGGTGCAGACAACTATCAGTTTGGTGCCCGTTTGAATGCTGCACCAACGGCTGCTTTTGCTGTTGTGCTCGCTCCGGGAGCCAACGCGCTCGAGACAGCTGAGGGGGTTCAGCAGCGCATGGAGGAGCTGGCGGCGTTCTTTCCTGCTGACATTGAGTACACCATTCCCTATAACACCGCGCCTTACGTGGAAGTGTCCATCACCCAGGTGGTTTACACACTGCTTGAAGCGATGGTTCTGGTGTTCCTGGTGATGTACCTGTTTCTGCAGAATGTCCGTTACACCATCATCCCGTCTCTGGTCGTTCCGGTTGCGATGATGGGAGCATTTGCCGTCATGAATATGCTCGGATTCTCGGTTAACGTGCTCACCATGTTCGCCATGGTGCTGGCCATCGGTATTCTTGTGGACGATGCGATCGTGGTAGTCGAGAACGTCGAACGGATCATGGTGGAAGATGGGGTGTCACCGCTGGAGGCGACCAAGAAAGCCATGCCGCAGATCTCGGGAGCGATTGTGGGGATCACGGCAGTGCTGACCGTGGTGTTCCTTCCACTGGCCTTCATGTCGGGCTCCGTGGGTGTGATCTATCAGCAGTTCGCCGTTGCCATGGCGATCTCGATCATGTTCTCCGGGTTCCTTGCGTTGTCTTTTACACCTGCCTTGTGTGCGACCATCCTCAAACCCATTCCGAAAGGCCACCATGAAGAGAAGAAAGGGTTCTTCGGATGGTTCAACCGGGTGTTTACCAGCACGACCCACAAGTACGAGAAAGGAGTCAGTCATCTGGTCCACAGAGGTGGCCGTTATATGGTCATCTATCTGATCCTGGTTGCCGTGATGGGATGGATGTACCTGCGCATGCCAAGTGCCTTCCTGCCCGAGGAGGACCAGGGGTATGTGGTCGTCAATATGGAGCTGCCGTCAGGTTCGTCGTCCAGTCGTACCATGGAAGTGATCAACACGGTCGAGGATTACTTTCTGGATCAGCCTGAGACGCAGAACATCGTTGCAATCCGGGGATTCAGTTTCAACGGTAATGGCTTGAACGCGGCGCTCGCGTTTGTTCCACTTAAAGATTTTACGGAACGCACTGGACCTGGGCAATCCGCCCAGGCCATTGCCGGCAAGGCGACGGGTTATCTGATCAGTACTATCCCGGATGCGCTGGTGTTCTCTGTGATTCCTCCCGCAATTTCATCTCTGGGTAATTCCAGTGGTTTCGAACTGCGTCTCCAGGATCGCGGCGGCATGGGGTACGACGCACTGATGGCTGGTGCAAACGAGTTGCTTGCCAAGGCTGCACAGAATCCGGTGCTTTCCCAAGTCCGGATCACGGGTCTTGCTCCTGGACCCAAACTTGAGGTTCGCATCGACCGCGAAAGGCTCGCAGCGCAGGGCGTTGAGTTCTCTGAAGCGGCAGGTGTGCTGTCGGCGGCAATCGGGGGGCAGTATCTGGGCAAGTTCCCGAACATGGGACGCATGCAGAATGTCTGGGTGCAGGCTGAGGCTGATTTCAGGATGAACGTCGAGGATCTGCTCAAGCTTAATGCCCGTAACAAGGATGGCCAGATGGTGCCGCTGTCTTCGTTTGTCGAGACCTCGTGGACCCAGGGACCCACTCAGGTCGTGCGTTACAACAGCTATGACTCGGTTCGTATCAGCGGAGCGGCCGCGCCAGGGTATTCATCCGGTGATGCGATGCAGGCAATGCAGGCGCTGATCGGGGAGTTGCCCGGTGGGTTTGGTTTTGAATGGACTGGTCTGTCCTATCAGGAAGTCCAGGCAGGTTCGCAAGCGCCGATTCTGATGGGGCTGGCGATTCTGGTCGTGTTCCTGGTTCTGTCAGCGCTTTACGAGAGCTGGGCGATACCCTTGTCGGTGCTGCTCATCGTGCCGCTGGGCATGCTTGGTGCGGTCGGACTCGTAACGGCGCTGGGCATGAACAACGATGTTTACTTCCAGGTTGGTATGGTGACCGTGATCGGGCTTGCAGCCAAGAACGCGATTCTGATTGTGGAGTTTGCCAAGGATCTTTACGGTCGCGGCATGGGACTTTACGAGGCAACGATTGAGGCGGCGCGTCTACGGTTTCGTCCGATTCTGATGACGTCATTTGCCTTCATTCTTGGCGTGGTTCCGCTCACCCTGTCCAGCGGTGCTGGTGCGGCCAGCCAGAAAGCGGTGGGTTTTGGGGTGCTTGGCGGTATGCTGGCTGCCACGCCTTTCTCGGTCATTTTTGTACCAGTATTCTTCGTTGTCGTGTTGCGGTTCTTCAAGACAAAGGTCAAGTTGTTTGACAAACATGGCACGACTGCTGCAGGAGGCAAGCATGAATAA
- the pgsA gene encoding CDP-diacylglycerol--glycerol-3-phosphate 3-phosphatidyltransferase, translated as MPFNIPIALTWLRIAIIPLFVGLFYVPEILLPTALRDAIAAWMFVIAALTDWLDGWLARRWNQTSSFGAFLDPVADKLMVSAALLVLLNLDRVDSLIALVIIGREIAISALREWMAKIGASGSVAVHWLGKFKTAAQMIAIPCLLHHEDWFDLPAQLIGQILIVVAALLTVWSMFYYLKKAWPEIRART; from the coding sequence ATGCCTTTCAATATTCCCATCGCCCTGACCTGGCTTCGCATTGCGATCATTCCGTTGTTCGTGGGGCTGTTCTATGTTCCGGAAATCTTGTTGCCGACCGCATTGCGCGATGCGATTGCAGCCTGGATGTTTGTCATTGCCGCGTTGACCGACTGGCTAGACGGCTGGCTTGCAAGACGCTGGAATCAGACTTCATCGTTTGGTGCATTTCTTGACCCGGTGGCCGACAAGTTGATGGTTAGTGCAGCATTGCTGGTGCTACTGAATCTGGATCGTGTTGACAGCCTGATTGCACTGGTGATTATCGGGCGAGAGATCGCGATTTCTGCACTCAGGGAGTGGATGGCGAAGATTGGAGCAAGCGGGAGTGTGGCCGTTCACTGGCTTGGCAAGTTCAAGACGGCAGCGCAGATGATTGCGATTCCCTGTCTGTTGCATCACGAAGACTGGTTCGATCTGCCAGCCCAGTTGATCGGGCAGATCCTGATCGTGGTGGCAGCCTTGTTGACTGTCTGGTCGATGTTCTACTATCTCAAAAAAGCATGGCCTGAGATACGGGCCAGGACCTGA
- a CDS encoding DUF4136 domain-containing protein, producing the protein MRTFLKLGLILSISLGVSACASGPSIVSDYDRSADFASYRTFGFMSTLGTDRAGYSTLVTERLKTATRLQMEQKGYVYDPADPNLLLNFQVQVRERTEYVPPPPMPWGPNYYGYRMGWYGPWPGYDFGPDLIQYTEGVLNIDLIDARKKQMVWEGIATAVLDNAQQASSAVYIDPLVADIFRKYPFLAGSGVPATQK; encoded by the coding sequence ATGCGTACGTTTCTAAAGCTAGGTCTGATCCTCTCGATATCCCTGGGCGTGAGTGCGTGCGCATCAGGACCGAGCATTGTCAGTGACTATGATCGGTCAGCTGACTTCGCTTCTTACCGCACCTTCGGTTTCATGAGCACGTTAGGCACTGACCGCGCAGGCTATTCGACACTCGTTACGGAGCGATTGAAGACGGCGACCCGGTTGCAGATGGAGCAGAAAGGGTACGTCTATGATCCGGCGGACCCGAACTTGCTGTTGAACTTTCAGGTACAGGTGCGTGAGCGTACGGAGTACGTGCCCCCACCTCCCATGCCGTGGGGGCCTAACTACTATGGATACCGGATGGGATGGTACGGACCCTGGCCTGGTTACGATTTTGGTCCGGACTTGATTCAGTACACGGAGGGTGTGCTGAACATTGACCTGATTGATGCGCGCAAGAAGCAGATGGTCTGGGAGGGCATCGCAACTGCTGTGCTCGATAATGCGCAGCAGGCCTCTTCGGCTGTGTACATTGATCCGCTGGTTGCGGACATTTTTAGGAAGTACCCGTTTCTCGCGGGTTCCGGAGTGCCAGCTACGCAGAAGTAA
- the nagZ gene encoding beta-N-acetylhexosaminidase encodes MLDIEGPSLTVQDIRRLQHPVVGGVILFTRHFESREQLTRLTRQIHRLRKPRLLIAVDHEGGRVQRFREDGFTQLPSMARLGQIWMRDPMRAMSLATSVGLVLAAELRACGVDLSFTPVLDLDYGVSSVIGDRSFHRDPRVVSMLARALVQGMSMMGMGACGKHFPGHGAVSADSHHEIPVDQRSLTRILKEDGAPYEWLGDMVIPAVMPAHVIYPKVDRLPAGFSPKWIREILRGRMGYDGVVFSDDLTMEGAAVAGDIVDRAKAALEAGCDMVLVCNHLDMADQLLESLVHTSDVASQARIRRLMPSGKAVRWPALVTMPIYQRALEQVRSINESV; translated from the coding sequence ATGCTGGATATTGAAGGCCCCAGCCTCACCGTGCAGGATATCAGGCGGTTGCAGCACCCGGTGGTGGGCGGTGTGATCCTGTTTACGAGACACTTCGAGAGCCGTGAGCAACTGACGCGTCTGACCCGACAGATTCACCGGCTTCGCAAACCCAGGCTGCTGATTGCAGTCGACCACGAAGGTGGGCGTGTTCAGCGGTTCAGAGAGGACGGCTTCACGCAACTGCCCAGCATGGCTCGCCTCGGTCAGATCTGGATGAGAGATCCGATGCGCGCCATGTCGCTTGCGACCAGTGTGGGTCTGGTCCTGGCCGCAGAGCTTCGTGCTTGCGGTGTTGATCTCAGTTTTACCCCGGTGCTTGATCTTGATTATGGCGTGAGCAGCGTAATTGGAGACCGGTCGTTTCACCGGGACCCCAGAGTAGTTTCAATGCTTGCGCGCGCACTGGTCCAGGGCATGTCCATGATGGGCATGGGTGCCTGCGGTAAGCACTTTCCGGGTCACGGTGCTGTCAGTGCGGATTCGCACCATGAGATTCCTGTCGATCAGCGGAGCCTGACTCGAATCCTCAAAGAGGATGGCGCACCCTACGAGTGGCTCGGTGACATGGTGATACCGGCCGTGATGCCCGCTCACGTGATTTATCCCAAGGTTGATCGGTTGCCTGCAGGATTCTCGCCGAAGTGGATTCGCGAGATTCTGAGGGGTCGCATGGGTTACGACGGCGTTGTGTTCTCGGATGATTTGACAATGGAAGGTGCCGCTGTGGCGGGTGACATTGTCGACCGTGCCAAGGCGGCGCTTGAGGCTGGTTGTGATATGGTGCTTGTATGTAACCACCTGGATATGGCAGATCAGTTACTTGAGAGTCTGGTTCACACCAGCGATGTAGCGAGTCAGGCTCGCATCAGGCGCCTCATGCCCAGTGGCAAGGCAGTGCGCTGGCCTGCACTCGTGACCATGCCGATCTACCAGCGTGCACTTGAGCAGGTGCGCAGTATCAATGAGTCAGTCTGA
- the uvrC gene encoding excinuclease ABC subunit UvrC, which produces MSQSEPVFDVKSFLASLPHLPGVYRHIDEQGQVLYVGKARDLKKRVSSYFQKTGHSPRIAHMVARVARVDVTVTPSEAEALLLENNLIKQLKPRYNILFRDDKSYPYLWLSGHDAPRMAYYRGSTQRPGQFFGPYPNAWAVRETMQILQRVFRLRTCEDTVYANRSRPCLLYQIQRCSGPCVGHISIEDYQQDVHQASQFLKGNTHEILEDIEQRMNEAAQALEFEQAAQLRDQMSALSRVLQQQTMEDVDGSDTDVVAVTLQSGKACVNLAMIRSGRHLGDRAFFPTHVDGDSEADVLEAFLVQHYLEQPIPAVVTVSPPPNDPDIIRLLASARGTRAKLLVRPQGMRRAWLDQAIQNAQLALSRALTEGGARHARTLALAQQLSLETDEQSLQQLRVECFDISHTAGEATQASCVVFQNHEMQPSLYRRYNIVGITPGDDYAAMRQVLTRRYGKVADGQSLLPDLVLIDGGKGQVEVARQVFEEYGLDVSVLVGVAKGENRKTGLETLVFADGRQSLVLGQMSAALMLIAQIRDEAHRFAITGMRAKRSRARQTSRLEDIEGVGARRRQKLLARFGGLRGVGDASVEQLACVDGISLELARRIYDAFHNG; this is translated from the coding sequence ATGAGTCAGTCTGAGCCCGTCTTTGACGTCAAGTCGTTTCTGGCTAGTCTGCCGCATTTGCCGGGTGTGTACCGCCACATTGATGAGCAGGGCCAGGTCCTGTATGTTGGCAAGGCAAGAGATCTCAAGAAGCGGGTCAGTTCCTACTTTCAGAAGACCGGTCACAGTCCCCGGATTGCACACATGGTTGCCCGGGTTGCCCGGGTAGATGTCACGGTCACACCGTCAGAGGCCGAGGCGCTGCTGCTTGAGAACAATCTTATCAAGCAACTCAAGCCACGCTATAACATTCTCTTTCGTGACGACAAGTCGTATCCATACCTCTGGCTGAGTGGGCACGATGCGCCGAGGATGGCCTACTACCGCGGATCGACGCAGCGTCCGGGACAGTTCTTCGGGCCGTATCCTAATGCCTGGGCAGTGCGCGAAACCATGCAGATCCTGCAAAGAGTGTTCCGGCTGCGCACCTGCGAAGATACGGTGTACGCCAATCGCTCAAGGCCGTGCCTTCTTTATCAGATCCAGCGTTGTTCGGGACCCTGTGTCGGGCATATTTCCATAGAGGATTACCAGCAGGATGTTCACCAGGCAAGCCAGTTTCTGAAGGGGAACACCCACGAGATCCTGGAAGACATCGAGCAGCGTATGAATGAGGCCGCTCAGGCTCTCGAGTTTGAGCAGGCCGCGCAGCTGCGTGATCAGATGTCCGCATTGTCGCGTGTTCTTCAGCAGCAGACGATGGAAGATGTGGATGGCAGTGATACCGATGTCGTGGCAGTCACGCTGCAGTCTGGCAAGGCCTGTGTCAACCTGGCTATGATTCGTTCGGGACGTCACCTCGGTGACCGGGCATTCTTTCCTACACATGTCGACGGGGACAGTGAGGCGGATGTTCTGGAGGCTTTTCTGGTGCAGCACTATCTGGAACAGCCAATACCGGCTGTCGTCACAGTAAGCCCGCCACCCAATGATCCGGACATTATCAGACTATTGGCCAGCGCTCGCGGAACGCGCGCCAAGCTGCTTGTCCGTCCGCAAGGAATGCGTCGAGCCTGGCTGGATCAGGCGATTCAAAACGCGCAACTGGCGCTCTCGCGAGCTTTGACTGAAGGCGGGGCACGCCATGCTCGAACGCTCGCGCTGGCTCAGCAACTGAGTCTTGAAACGGACGAGCAGTCGCTTCAGCAGTTGCGAGTCGAGTGTTTTGATATCAGTCATACCGCAGGTGAAGCCACCCAGGCCTCATGCGTGGTATTTCAGAATCACGAGATGCAGCCTTCACTATATCGACGCTACAACATTGTGGGTATCACGCCTGGAGATGATTACGCAGCCATGCGTCAGGTGCTGACGCGTCGCTATGGAAAGGTAGCCGATGGACAGTCCTTGCTGCCGGATCTGGTCCTGATTGACGGCGGCAAAGGGCAGGTAGAGGTTGCACGGCAGGTTTTCGAGGAATATGGCCTGGATGTTTCAGTTTTAGTGGGTGTAGCCAAGGGCGAGAACCGCAAGACCGGTCTTGAAACACTGGTGTTTGCGGATGGGCGTCAATCGCTGGTTCTCGGGCAGATGTCGGCTGCACTGATGCTGATTGCGCAGATTCGGGATGAGGCTCACCGGTTTGCGATTACCGGCATGCGTGCAAAACGATCCAGGGCCCGGCAGACATCGCGCCTGGAAGACATCGAGGGCGTTGGCGCCAGGCGTCGCCAGAAGCTGCTGGCCAGGTTTGGTGGTTTGCGGGGAGTGGGAGACGCCAGTGTGGAGCAACTTGCCTGCGTTGATGGCATCTCGCTGGAGCTTGCCCGGCGGATCTATGACGCTTTTCATAACGGTTGA